From Spiroplasma monobiae MQ-1, a single genomic window includes:
- the rplP gene encoding 50S ribosomal protein L16 yields MLMPKRVKFRRPHRVSYEGKAKGGKFIAFGEYGLMSLDGAWITSRQIEAARIAMTRYMKRFGKVWIRIFPHMAKTKKPLEVRMGSGKGSPEEWVAVVKTGQFMFEIGGVSEEVAREALRLAMHKLPVRCKIVKRGDE; encoded by the coding sequence ATGTTAATGCCCAAAAGAGTTAAATTCCGTCGTCCTCACAGAGTGAGTTATGAAGGAAAAGCAAAAGGTGGAAAATTTATAGCGTTTGGTGAATACGGATTAATGTCTTTAGATGGTGCTTGAATTACTTCAAGACAAATTGAGGCAGCTCGTATTGCTATGACACGTTATATGAAACGTTTTGGAAAAGTTTGAATTAGAATATTCCCTCACATGGCTAAAACTAAAAAACCATTAGAAGTACGTATGGGTTCAGGTAAAGGATCTCCTGAAGAATGAGTGGCAGTAGTTAAAACTGGTCAATTTATGTTTGAAATTGGCGGAGTTTCAGAAGAAGTTGCTCGTGAAGCCTTACGTCTAGCAATGCACAAATTACCTGTGCGTTGTAAAATCGTTAAGAGAGGTGATGAATAA
- the rpsS gene encoding 30S ribosomal protein S19, with product MSRSLKKGPFADDYLIKKVEALGEKKETIKTWSRRSTIFPSFVGHTFGVYNGKEFIPVYVTEDMVGHKLGEFSPTRKFGGHGDDKKKKK from the coding sequence ATGTCTAGATCATTAAAAAAAGGACCTTTTGCTGATGACTACTTAATTAAAAAAGTAGAAGCATTAGGTGAAAAAAAAGAAACAATTAAAACTTGATCACGTCGTTCAACAATCTTTCCAAGTTTCGTTGGTCACACATTTGGAGTTTACAACGGAAAAGAATTTATCCCAGTTTATGTTACAGAAGATATGGTAGGTCACAAATTAGGAGAATTTTCACCAACACGTAAGTTTGGTGGACACGGTGATGACAAGAAAAAGAAAAAATAA
- the rplV gene encoding 50S ribosomal protein L22: MEAKAKLTMIRISPRKVRLVADSIRTKKISEAVAILQNQDKRSSEPVLKLLNSAVANAVNNNGMEADQLFVKTIFVNEGPTLKRFRPRAHGRAYEILKRTSHITIVVSDER; encoded by the coding sequence ATGGAAGCAAAAGCAAAATTAACAATGATTAGAATATCACCTAGAAAAGTTAGACTAGTAGCCGACTCTATCAGAACAAAAAAAATATCAGAAGCTGTAGCAATTCTTCAAAACCAAGACAAAAGATCTTCAGAACCAGTATTAAAATTATTAAACTCAGCTGTAGCAAATGCCGTTAACAACAACGGTATGGAAGCTGACCAATTATTTGTTAAAACAATCTTCGTTAACGAAGGACCAACATTAAAACGTTTTAGACCAAGAGCTCATGGTAGAGCATATGAAATTTTAAAAAGAACTAGCCACATTACAATCGTGGTTAGCGACGAAAGATAG
- the rpsC gene encoding 30S ribosomal protein S3, with protein MGQKVSPNVLRIGVIRGWDNRWYAEKGEYVKWLHQDIKIRKAVEKQLRNAAISKVEIERTKKEITLVIRSARPAIVLGQEGKNVENIVLTVRKTIKDRKADVKVKVIEIKNPDVDAKLVATFIGEQITNRASFRTVQKLAIRKALKAGAKGIKTSVSGRLGGVEMARTEGYLEGSVPLSTLRSDIDYALYEARTTYGQIGVKVWINHGEIIGKQNQNNSKVIEDKKPQQRTPREVK; from the coding sequence ATGGGACAAAAAGTATCTCCAAACGTTTTACGTATAGGTGTTATTAGAGGTTGAGATAACCGTTGATACGCTGAAAAAGGTGAATATGTTAAGTGATTACACCAAGATATCAAAATTAGAAAAGCTGTTGAAAAACAATTAAGAAACGCAGCAATTTCAAAAGTTGAAATCGAAAGAACTAAAAAAGAAATCACTCTAGTAATTCGTTCTGCTCGTCCAGCAATCGTTCTTGGACAAGAAGGTAAAAATGTTGAAAATATCGTTTTAACAGTAAGAAAAACAATCAAAGACAGAAAAGCTGATGTAAAAGTCAAAGTAATAGAAATTAAAAACCCAGATGTTGATGCAAAATTAGTTGCAACATTTATCGGTGAACAAATTACAAACCGTGCATCATTTAGAACTGTACAAAAATTAGCAATTAGAAAAGCATTAAAAGCAGGAGCTAAAGGGATTAAAACTTCAGTTTCTGGAAGACTTGGAGGAGTTGAGATGGCTCGTACTGAAGGATACCTAGAAGGTTCAGTGCCATTATCAACTTTAAGAAGTGATATCGATTATGCTCTATATGAAGCAAGAACTACATATGGACAAATCGGGGTTAAAGTTTGAATTAACCACGGGGAAATTATTGGAAAACAAAATCAAAACAATTCAAAAGTTATTGAGGATAAAAAACCTCAACAAAGAACACCAAGGGAGGTTAAATAG